In one Desulfitibacter alkalitolerans DSM 16504 genomic region, the following are encoded:
- a CDS encoding ABC transporter ATP-binding protein, with the protein MVAAENKLLVETINLTKRYGDFTAVDSLNLKVEKGTVFGLLGPNGAGKTTTILMLLGLTEPSEGQAFVAGYEVTRNPLAVKSLTGYLPDNVGFYQELTGRENLRYTARLNGFSSPEAEERIASALAKVGLSENADKRVGAYSRGMKQRLGIADVLVKEPQLIIMDEPTLAIDPEGVQELLGIIKNLAKRDGKTILISSHLLHQIQEICDEVGIFVKGKLMAVGPIKELGKQLLQGKPLEIEISAQPEGEKLLDLCKGINEVQAVRKEGDLIVLQCTKDIRETLSKFLVENGFSLQYINLRGVSLDSIYHQYFQGEVQ; encoded by the coding sequence ATGGTGGCTGCAGAAAACAAGCTGTTAGTTGAAACCATTAACCTTACAAAAAGGTATGGGGATTTTACTGCAGTGGATTCATTAAATTTGAAGGTAGAAAAGGGTACGGTATTTGGACTTCTTGGGCCAAACGGTGCAGGCAAAACTACAACTATTCTTATGCTCCTTGGATTAACTGAACCTTCAGAAGGCCAAGCTTTTGTAGCAGGATATGAAGTAACCAGAAACCCTCTAGCGGTAAAATCCTTAACGGGATATCTGCCAGATAATGTGGGCTTTTATCAGGAATTGACTGGAAGGGAAAACCTCCGTTATACTGCTCGTTTAAATGGATTTAGCAGCCCCGAGGCAGAAGAAAGAATTGCTTCAGCCCTGGCAAAGGTGGGTCTAAGTGAAAATGCCGACAAGAGGGTAGGGGCATATTCCAGGGGAATGAAACAAAGGCTGGGCATTGCAGATGTTCTTGTAAAAGAGCCCCAACTAATCATCATGGATGAACCTACCCTGGCAATTGATCCGGAAGGTGTCCAGGAGCTGCTGGGTATTATTAAAAATCTTGCTAAAAGGGATGGAAAAACTATCCTGATTTCTTCCCACCTCCTACATCAGATTCAAGAAATATGCGATGAAGTAGGAATATTTGTGAAAGGAAAATTAATGGCTGTGGGACCAATAAAAGAACTAGGCAAGCAACTCCTTCAAGGTAAACCATTGGAAATTGAAATATCAGCCCAACCTGAAGGCGAGAAATTGCTAGATTTGTGCAAGGGAATTAATGAAGTACAGGCAGTAAGAAAAGAGGGGGATTTAATAGTACTTCAATGCACTAAAGACATTAGAGAAACACTATCAAAATTCTTGGTAGAAAATGGTTTTAGTTTGCAGTATATTAATTTACGAGGGGTATCCCTTGACAGCATTTACCATCAGTACTTCCAAGGGGAGGTGCAATAG
- a CDS encoding Crp/Fnr family transcriptional regulator, whose protein sequence is MNYIIKHLNNCILFKHLSIDEISQLLSNITYHTRLYKRNEVIFSPHDLADTLGIILEGSVDVQKIFACGKTVTINRRFQYDLIADASIFADIDYYPSTISTCENSHIFLINKSNLLKLFSKDERIMCKFLESVSSRVLALNNTIEILSLNSVSAKIAYFLMIEQKRQKSNIIKLKFTKKSLAEHINVSRPTLSRELKKMQVKGIITFHKRTIEIHCLEKLEELCSI, encoded by the coding sequence ATGAATTATATTATAAAACACCTAAATAACTGTATACTCTTCAAGCACTTATCTATAGATGAGATATCACAATTATTAAGTAATATTACTTATCATACCAGGCTTTACAAAAGGAATGAGGTAATCTTTTCTCCCCATGACCTTGCAGATACTCTAGGCATTATCCTGGAAGGAAGTGTGGATGTTCAGAAAATATTTGCATGTGGAAAAACAGTTACAATTAATAGAAGATTTCAATACGATCTTATTGCAGATGCTTCAATATTTGCTGATATTGACTATTATCCTTCTACTATCTCTACTTGTGAAAATAGCCATATATTCTTAATAAATAAAAGTAATCTTTTGAAACTATTCTCTAAGGATGAAAGGATCATGTGCAAGTTTTTGGAGTCAGTTTCCAGTAGAGTTTTGGCACTAAACAATACCATTGAAATACTTTCCCTAAACTCTGTGTCTGCAAAAATAGCATATTTTCTAATGATCGAACAGAAAAGGCAAAAAAGTAATATCATCAAATTAAAGTTTACTAAAAAATCTTTAGCTGAACATATAAACGTATCTAGACCTACCTTATCTAGAGAACTGAAGAAAATGCAGGTTAAAGGAATTATAACTTTTCATAAAAGAACAATTGAAATACACTGTTTGGAAAAACTTGAGGAACTATGTTCTATATAG
- a CDS encoding sugar phosphate isomerase/epimerase family protein codes for MTKIRRQVQNMRIGTRVFLDKLKENTKYCCSQFHVLEIQDFVFPENLVYKVDALYKEYETLLNGFQGEITIHGPYMDLNPISMDTRIRELTLERYLQAVEAAKVFDSRWIVIHTYFSQIHNQEPWYQDYWIEENLKFWKKVIPVLEKEKKTIVLENVFDVNPSTIKELVDGLGSEFFKACLDVGHCNVFSEESIKTWLEVLGERLKYLHLSDNNGKRDNHLPIGSGSIDFQEIANNLPKNRKDLIVISEAFCSPEEEIAGFNVLIS; via the coding sequence TTGACTAAGATTAGAAGACAGGTGCAAAATATGAGGATTGGTACAAGAGTTTTTTTAGATAAATTAAAAGAAAATACTAAATATTGCTGCAGTCAATTTCATGTTCTGGAAATACAGGACTTTGTATTTCCAGAAAACCTTGTTTACAAGGTTGATGCTTTATATAAAGAATATGAAACCCTCTTGAATGGCTTTCAAGGGGAGATTACTATCCATGGTCCCTACATGGATTTGAACCCCATTAGTATGGATACAAGGATAAGAGAACTAACCCTGGAGCGGTATCTTCAGGCTGTTGAAGCTGCAAAGGTTTTTGATTCCAGGTGGATTGTAATCCACACTTATTTTAGTCAAATTCACAATCAAGAACCCTGGTACCAGGACTATTGGATAGAGGAAAACTTAAAGTTCTGGAAAAAGGTCATTCCAGTTCTGGAAAAGGAAAAAAAGACTATTGTTTTGGAAAATGTATTTGATGTAAATCCAAGTACTATAAAGGAACTAGTAGATGGATTAGGTTCAGAGTTTTTTAAAGCCTGCCTTGATGTGGGTCATTGTAATGTGTTTAGTGAGGAAAGTATAAAGACCTGGCTTGAGGTTCTGGGAGAAAGACTAAAGTACCTGCATCTAAGTGATAATAATGGCAAGAGGGATAACCATCTGCCTATTGGCAGTGGAAGCATTGATTTTCAAGAGATTGCAAATAACCTGCCAAAAAATAGAAAAGATTTAATAGTAATCAGTGAAGCCTTTTGTTCACCTGAAGAAGAAATAGCAGGTTTTAATGTGTTAATAAGCTAA
- a CDS encoding ABC transporter ATP-binding protein, with protein sequence MKLERICKNFDEIKVLHNFSLNVKDKEITCILGPSGCGKSTLLNIIAGIIKPDEGIIGDNKKKIGYVFQEDRLLPWKTVYENIKLVNKKASDLKLKSLIELVGLTNFENKYPHQLSGGMRQRCSIARAFNFQAELLLMDEPFKSLDYDLRINMVKSLIDIWHQWNNSVVFVTHEIDEAVLLGNKIVVLTKNPCTVRNVINIDMPQNIRTLEDKELISIRTKLIKILSQQKDIKETSEFKSA encoded by the coding sequence TTGAAGCTGGAAAGGATTTGTAAAAACTTCGATGAGATAAAAGTATTACACAATTTCAGTTTAAATGTTAAAGATAAAGAAATAACCTGTATTTTAGGCCCTTCTGGTTGTGGAAAATCTACTTTGCTTAACATAATTGCAGGTATAATAAAGCCCGATGAAGGTATAATTGGCGACAATAAAAAGAAAATAGGATATGTCTTTCAAGAGGATAGGCTGCTACCTTGGAAAACAGTGTATGAAAACATCAAGTTAGTAAATAAAAAGGCCTCAGATTTGAAATTGAAGAGTTTAATTGAGCTAGTAGGCCTGACTAATTTTGAAAACAAGTATCCCCATCAATTAAGTGGGGGTATGCGCCAGCGGTGTTCCATAGCAAGGGCATTTAATTTCCAGGCAGAATTGTTATTAATGGATGAACCCTTTAAATCTCTGGATTATGACCTTAGAATCAACATGGTGAAAAGCTTGATTGATATCTGGCATCAATGGAATAATTCCGTTGTTTTTGTCACCCACGAAATAGACGAGGCTGTATTGTTAGGAAATAAAATTGTTGTTCTTACTAAAAACCCATGTACTGTAAGAAACGTAATAAACATTGATATGCCGCAAAATATAAGGACCCTGGAAGATAAAGAATTAATCAGTATTAGAACCAAGCTGATCAAAATCCTTTCACAACAAAAAGATATTAAGGAAACAAGTGAATTTAAAAGTGCTTAA
- a CDS encoding ABC transporter permease has product MTQEKKHAAIIQGARKIFQANTGLSAVVIKELADYLRGKRFLILSLIVGLTCFAALYTAAATIRSTVGRDELDFVFLRLFTTSGASLPFSFISFIAFFGPLVGVILGFDAINGERDRGTLSRLLSQPIYRDALINGKFLAGVIVIAIVIYSLGLLVGGLGLILIGIPPTIEELLRIFTYLTLSVIYISFWLSLSMFFSVVFRQTSTSALAGIAVWLFLAVFAGLLAGMVAEAVYPIHDTSDINRILAQTKLQQNLSRFSPTTLYDEAVTTLLNPSIRTLGPIMIEQIIGAIKGPISFGQTLLLIWPHVVGLIAAALLCFAAAYISFMRQEIRA; this is encoded by the coding sequence ATGACTCAAGAAAAAAAACATGCAGCAATTATACAGGGTGCCAGAAAGATTTTCCAGGCTAATACAGGTCTGTCTGCAGTAGTTATTAAAGAGCTTGCAGATTATTTACGTGGTAAAAGGTTTTTAATACTTTCTCTCATAGTAGGGCTGACTTGTTTTGCCGCCCTTTATACTGCGGCAGCTACCATTAGAAGTACTGTGGGACGTGATGAATTGGACTTTGTGTTTTTAAGACTATTTACTACTTCTGGTGCCTCACTCCCCTTCTCTTTCATCTCCTTTATAGCTTTTTTCGGCCCCCTTGTAGGAGTAATCCTGGGTTTTGATGCTATAAATGGGGAACGGGACAGGGGTACCTTAAGTCGATTATTGTCACAGCCTATTTATAGGGATGCCTTGATTAACGGCAAATTTCTGGCAGGTGTAATAGTAATTGCAATAGTAATATATAGCTTGGGGCTGCTGGTTGGAGGTCTAGGACTAATTTTAATCGGCATCCCCCCTACTATTGAAGAATTATTAAGAATCTTTACCTATTTAACTTTAAGCGTTATTTATATTTCCTTTTGGCTTTCCTTATCCATGTTTTTTTCGGTTGTTTTCAGGCAGACGTCAACATCAGCCCTGGCAGGAATTGCAGTATGGCTTTTTTTAGCAGTATTTGCTGGTCTTTTAGCCGGCATGGTGGCGGAAGCAGTCTATCCCATCCATGATACATCTGACATAAACAGGATTCTGGCACAAACCAAATTACAACAGAATCTAAGCAGATTTTCTCCTACTACACTTTATGATGAAGCTGTAACAACCCTGTTAAATCCATCAATACGGACCCTGGGACCAATTATGATTGAGCAGATTATCGGGGCTATAAAAGGACCTATTTCCTTTGGGCAGACCCTGTTACTTATCTGGCCCCATGTGGTAGGATTAATAGCTGCTGCACTGTTATGTTTTGCTGCTGCATATATTAGTTTTATGCGCCAAGAAATCAGGGCCTGA
- a CDS encoding ABC transporter substrate-binding protein → MKKIKSLILIVSLAVLMFSGCASKVNNPPEASESNVKEAENISLKVAAPSGAPTLSMIKMFKENPSFGEHIEISYESVKSPDAMASKIVSGEIDIAVVPTNLAAALYNRGVEYKLAASVVWGVLYVVGNEEINGWEDLKGREIHTLGRGLTPDIVFRYLLTSNGIDPEKDVTLTYMGEATELASSFIAGKSTISVIPEPVLSNVMMKKQDTVILLDLQEEWSKLDKGDSYPQASLIIKNELIENHPELVEMFLKEYESSIEWLSANPEKAGQYSEELETGLSKAAVINGLQRSNIEYRSSKEAREAIENYLKVLFEYSPEAVGGKLPDEGFYF, encoded by the coding sequence ATGAAAAAAATAAAAAGCTTAATATTAATTGTAAGTTTAGCAGTATTAATGTTTTCTGGATGCGCATCAAAGGTAAACAATCCACCAGAAGCTTCAGAATCAAATGTAAAAGAGGCAGAAAATATAAGTCTAAAGGTAGCAGCTCCCTCAGGTGCACCGACCCTGAGCATGATAAAAATGTTTAAAGAAAATCCGTCCTTTGGGGAACATATAGAAATAAGCTATGAATCTGTTAAATCACCAGATGCCATGGCATCTAAAATTGTCTCTGGGGAAATTGATATAGCAGTTGTACCCACCAATCTAGCCGCTGCTTTGTATAATAGAGGTGTGGAGTATAAACTGGCAGCATCTGTTGTTTGGGGAGTTCTCTATGTGGTTGGGAATGAAGAAATTAATGGCTGGGAAGATTTAAAAGGCAGAGAAATCCATACTTTGGGGAGGGGCCTTACTCCAGATATAGTATTCAGGTATCTTCTAACAAGTAATGGTATAGATCCAGAAAAAGATGTTACATTAACCTATATGGGTGAAGCTACAGAGCTTGCTTCATCCTTTATAGCCGGAAAAAGTACCATATCTGTTATTCCAGAACCAGTACTTTCAAATGTAATGATGAAAAAGCAGGATACAGTTATATTGTTAGATTTACAGGAAGAATGGAGTAAATTAGATAAGGGTGATAGTTATCCCCAGGCATCGCTAATCATCAAAAATGAATTAATTGAAAATCACCCAGAGCTTGTGGAAATGTTCTTGAAGGAATATGAGAGCAGTATTGAATGGTTATCTGCAAATCCTGAAAAAGCAGGTCAATACAGTGAAGAACTTGAAACAGGATTATCTAAAGCCGCTGTAATAAATGGTCTGCAGAGATCTAACATTGAATATAGGAGCTCAAAGGAGGCCAGGGAAGCAATTGAAAACTATTTAAAAGTACTCTTTGAGTATTCACCGGAAGCAGTAGGAGGAAAGCTTCCAGATGAAGGCTTCTATTTCTAA
- a CDS encoding acyl-CoA dehydratase activase gives MNSLGIDIGYSSIKFVLVDEDFKVIESAYILHKGQIRKELGQYINKITGKYGNNIIFGAATGQGSKQISENQGITWINDVTSLVEGTRFFNTDINSVVEIGGQSSKYITNMNQLDNSTMKICINSNCAAGTGSFIEEQVSRIGIELDDYTDLAEKASLVPRIAGRCSVFAKTDIIHHQQEGVELKEILLGLAYALAKNYKANLVKKNPLMKPVLFAGGVAYNKTIVKALKDILKLTEKEVIIPHNCGNIAALGAAIVGMKDRLPLDLSKLVKTVQENEKKLTLTDNAVVLPLLNGPGRDDSLNKHNCKTKFTTPISGYMGLDIGSTSTNVVLMDQENNVIGFKYLRTLGDPIGAVRKGLAEIKKDIGRDIKVLGVGATGSGRYLAGSFVGADTIIDEITAQAKAAHTIDKEVDTIIEIGGQDSKFIRLEKGVVSDFEMNKICAAGTGSFLEEQAKKLNIPIGDFGNLAMKSKNPIDLGDRCTVFIETNIAASLSSGAKIEDIAAGLSYSIAKNYLNKVVGKKEIGKKVFFQGGVAYNQGVVNAFRNILGNKIEIPQFFSVTGAYGAAILAREEIQNKASKFKGFDLAESFDYKKIEKRGRNKEHERTKVFEEIERYYLEGYDNKIDPSKKTIGIPRVLFLHRLFPLFNTYFRELGFNVILSDSSSERTVELSQEFSMEETCYPVKLINGHVAQLIEKKVDYIFLPSLYTMAHPVSTTRQNYGCVYMQCLPKLINKTMELGTKGVELLSPELSFKFGKKYMMKTLIKLGKKLGKNTIQTAIALVKGMKRLKSFNSKVEKLGEETIKGLGRDEKAFVIITRAYGIADPILNMGIPEKLENLGYKVLTLSSLPAHDHDTSKEHPNMYWPFGQHILSGAQIVKQHPNLYAIYITNHGCGPDTVLSHYFKEEMQGKPYLSIEVDEHFSSVGVLTRVEAFVNSLKTERVQNTEAITLKEYSDRVVHKNVNIKPKLDELDKNTLLYLPYIYPYSHIFAGYLMTKGYYAQVLPMTTKKTLDLGRKYTLSKEYLSFTGLVGDVLSKALELDESAPKYGFLVPTSEGSEVGGQYHRLLRDKLDGVNQQKAEIIAPFIEDIIKDSTISQDIFLILLAGDLINLAVKTKRKKYLEEIHDLITREELTIDYLKNMARDVRNDMEKNKSFKRIFAIGEVNVLFNHFMNNNTFKNMEEQGIQVLYAPLSEYMWFIWRDYLAQANNQKESAAYNELDKFSSYIKTISDILAGSSAFEKNLENLVERADKYLNLYAGGNGRYRWSKILGDLSHVNGIITVASMYENTNTILNILSQNERKLSAIPILNMTYDGNENEIDNSKIDSFIYYAFQENLRKEKSDKRGA, from the coding sequence TTGAACAGTTTAGGGATTGATATTGGGTATTCCTCAATAAAATTTGTACTAGTAGATGAAGATTTTAAAGTGATAGAAAGTGCCTATATTTTACACAAGGGCCAAATCAGGAAAGAACTAGGTCAATATATCAATAAAATAACAGGTAAATATGGGAATAACATAATATTTGGTGCAGCTACAGGACAAGGAAGTAAACAAATATCAGAAAATCAGGGTATTACCTGGATTAATGATGTTACTTCTTTAGTGGAAGGCACCAGGTTCTTTAACACTGATATTAATTCTGTGGTAGAGATTGGAGGACAGAGTTCAAAATATATAACCAATATGAACCAATTAGACAATTCCACCATGAAAATTTGTATCAACTCAAATTGTGCGGCTGGAACAGGATCCTTTATTGAGGAACAGGTATCAAGGATAGGTATTGAACTAGATGATTATACTGACCTTGCAGAAAAAGCTTCCCTTGTCCCCAGAATAGCGGGCAGATGCAGTGTGTTTGCTAAAACCGACATTATACACCATCAACAGGAGGGTGTAGAATTAAAGGAGATACTCCTTGGTCTTGCCTATGCATTAGCAAAAAACTACAAAGCCAATTTAGTAAAGAAAAACCCTTTAATGAAGCCGGTATTGTTTGCTGGAGGAGTTGCTTACAATAAAACAATTGTAAAAGCCTTAAAAGATATTCTAAAGCTTACTGAAAAAGAAGTTATCATTCCTCATAACTGTGGTAATATTGCTGCTCTAGGGGCAGCCATAGTAGGAATGAAAGATAGATTACCCCTTGACTTATCAAAATTAGTAAAAACAGTACAAGAGAATGAAAAAAAATTAACCTTAACAGATAATGCTGTTGTATTACCATTGTTAAATGGTCCTGGCAGAGATGACAGCTTAAATAAGCACAACTGTAAAACAAAGTTTACAACTCCAATAAGCGGATACATGGGACTGGATATAGGCTCTACCAGTACAAATGTAGTTCTCATGGATCAGGAGAATAATGTTATTGGGTTTAAGTATTTAAGGACTTTAGGGGATCCTATTGGTGCAGTAAGAAAGGGATTAGCGGAGATTAAAAAGGATATTGGACGGGATATAAAGGTTTTAGGGGTGGGTGCTACTGGCTCAGGCAGATATCTGGCAGGCAGCTTTGTAGGGGCTGATACAATTATTGACGAAATAACTGCCCAGGCAAAAGCAGCACATACCATAGATAAAGAGGTTGACACAATAATAGAAATTGGAGGTCAAGATTCTAAGTTCATAAGGCTGGAAAAGGGAGTTGTTTCGGATTTTGAAATGAATAAGATCTGTGCTGCGGGAACTGGATCATTTCTTGAAGAACAGGCAAAAAAGCTTAATATACCTATAGGTGACTTTGGAAACCTGGCCATGAAATCCAAAAACCCTATAGATTTAGGTGATAGATGCACTGTTTTTATTGAAACCAATATTGCAGCAAGTCTCAGCAGCGGAGCAAAAATTGAAGATATTGCAGCAGGCTTATCCTATTCAATTGCAAAGAACTACTTAAACAAAGTTGTAGGTAAAAAGGAAATTGGCAAAAAAGTATTTTTTCAAGGAGGGGTAGCTTACAATCAAGGGGTGGTAAATGCCTTCAGGAATATCTTAGGTAACAAGATAGAAATACCACAATTCTTTAGCGTAACAGGGGCCTATGGAGCTGCAATACTAGCCAGGGAAGAAATACAAAATAAAGCCTCAAAGTTCAAGGGCTTTGATTTAGCAGAAAGCTTTGACTATAAAAAGATTGAAAAGAGGGGGCGAAATAAAGAACATGAGAGAACAAAAGTATTTGAGGAAATTGAAAGATATTATTTAGAGGGATATGACAATAAAATCGACCCTTCTAAAAAAACTATAGGCATTCCCAGGGTGCTGTTCTTACACAGATTATTTCCCTTGTTCAACACTTATTTCAGAGAGCTGGGCTTTAATGTGATATTATCAGACAGCAGTAGTGAGAGAACGGTAGAATTAAGCCAGGAATTTTCAATGGAAGAAACCTGCTACCCTGTAAAACTGATAAACGGTCACGTGGCCCAGTTAATTGAAAAGAAAGTAGACTATATATTTTTACCTAGTCTTTATACCATGGCTCATCCAGTATCAACCACTAGACAAAACTATGGGTGTGTATACATGCAGTGTTTGCCAAAGCTCATCAATAAAACCATGGAATTAGGGACTAAAGGAGTTGAATTATTATCTCCAGAGCTTTCATTTAAGTTTGGCAAGAAATATATGATGAAAACCCTGATAAAACTGGGGAAAAAGCTGGGTAAAAATACAATCCAGACAGCCATAGCACTAGTAAAGGGAATGAAAAGACTAAAGAGTTTCAACTCAAAGGTTGAGAAGCTGGGAGAAGAAACAATAAAGGGATTAGGAAGAGATGAAAAAGCATTTGTGATCATAACAAGAGCCTATGGTATAGCTGATCCTATTTTAAATATGGGCATTCCAGAGAAGCTGGAGAACCTGGGCTATAAAGTCCTAACACTATCTAGTTTACCAGCACATGACCACGATACCTCAAAGGAGCACCCAAATATGTATTGGCCGTTTGGACAGCATATATTATCGGGGGCACAAATAGTTAAGCAGCATCCTAATTTATATGCAATATACATAACAAATCATGGCTGTGGACCGGATACTGTATTGTCCCACTATTTTAAAGAAGAAATGCAGGGCAAACCCTATTTAAGCATAGAGGTGGATGAACATTTTTCTAGTGTTGGGGTATTAACTCGGGTGGAGGCTTTTGTGAACAGCCTAAAGACAGAACGGGTTCAAAATACAGAAGCTATAACACTCAAGGAGTACTCTGATAGAGTAGTTCATAAAAATGTTAATATTAAACCAAAGTTAGATGAATTAGATAAAAATACATTACTATATCTACCTTATATTTATCCCTATTCCCATATTTTTGCTGGCTATTTAATGACAAAAGGGTATTATGCACAGGTACTGCCCATGACTACCAAGAAAACCTTGGATTTAGGACGAAAATATACCCTGTCCAAGGAATACCTTTCATTTACAGGTCTGGTAGGGGATGTGTTAAGCAAGGCGTTGGAATTAGATGAATCAGCCCCAAAATACGGATTCCTGGTGCCCACTTCGGAAGGCTCAGAGGTTGGAGGTCAATACCATAGATTACTTAGAGATAAACTGGATGGTGTAAATCAACAAAAAGCAGAAATCATAGCTCCATTTATTGAAGATATTATAAAAGATAGTACAATCTCTCAAGATATATTCTTAATCCTGCTGGCAGGAGACTTAATAAATCTTGCGGTAAAAACTAAACGAAAAAAATACTTAGAAGAAATTCATGACCTGATAACAAGGGAAGAATTGACTATTGATTACCTGAAAAATATGGCAAGAGATGTTCGCAATGACATGGAAAAAAATAAGTCCTTTAAAAGAATTTTTGCAATAGGGGAGGTAAATGTGTTGTTTAACCATTTCATGAACAACAATACCTTCAAAAACATGGAAGAACAAGGCATACAGGTGCTCTATGCTCCCCTTAGTGAGTATATGTGGTTCATATGGAGAGATTATTTAGCCCAAGCAAATAATCAAAAAGAGTCCGCAGCTTATAATGAACTAGATAAATTTTCATCCTATATTAAAACAATATCAGACATATTAGCAGGAAGCAGCGCATTTGAAAAAAATCTAGAAAACCTTGTGGAAAGGGCGGATAAATACTTAAACCTTTATGCTGGCGGCAATGGCAGATATAGATGGTCAAAAATCCTGGGTGATTTAAGTCATGTAAATGGGATCATTACAGTTGCTTCTATGTATGAAAATACTAATACCATTTTAAACATTTTATCCCAGAACGAAAGGAAGCTTTCTGCAATTCCAATATTAAATATGACATATGATGGAAATGAGAATGAAATAGATAACTCAAAAATTGATTCCTTTATCTATTATGCATTTCAAGAAAACCTTAGAAAAGAAAAAAGTGATAAAAGGGGGGCTTAA
- a CDS encoding NEW3 domain-containing protein — protein sequence MKKSNLKISRYLFFFLFCFLIVTMLFPVQSIAQQTGIELMTQFPSITGTAGEDITFSVKIKNYGNRSELIKLEVSSKPQEWVTTLRGRGRNIQQVMVEGGSSENVELIVKIPDNVEIGEYPLTIAAVSERGSRSTLTLNISISHERLGDDRLSARYSELKGPNDATFDFRLDLKNNSSTEQLYSLGIQLEPGWQATFTPANERQQVASISVKPGESRGIDVKITPPVTVKEGEYTILVEAASPTSRVTEELKIIISGTYDLEFTTSTGRLNADVIAGRETKVNLEVKNNGSAPLNNINFTSKQPNNWAVTFEPDTIEVLQPGESRQITATISADAKAIAGDYVVSLTASTKEVKSQADLRVTVKTSTLWGLVGVIIVIGVIAGLYHVFRKYGRR from the coding sequence ATGAAAAAATCCAACTTGAAAATTTCTAGGTATTTGTTCTTTTTCCTATTTTGTTTTCTAATTGTGACCATGCTATTTCCTGTACAATCCATTGCTCAGCAAACTGGTATTGAATTGATGACACAATTCCCAAGCATCACTGGAACAGCAGGGGAAGATATTACCTTCTCAGTAAAGATTAAGAATTATGGCAATAGAAGTGAGTTAATAAAACTGGAAGTTAGCTCAAAACCCCAAGAATGGGTAACAACTTTAAGAGGTCGCGGCAGGAATATACAGCAGGTAATGGTAGAAGGTGGGAGCAGTGAGAATGTTGAATTGATTGTCAAGATACCTGATAATGTTGAAATTGGTGAATATCCTTTAACTATAGCTGCTGTAAGTGAAAGAGGCAGCAGAAGCACATTAACTTTAAATATCAGCATTTCACATGAGAGGTTGGGAGATGATAGGCTTTCTGCCAGGTATAGTGAATTAAAAGGCCCAAATGATGCAACCTTTGATTTTAGATTAGATTTAAAAAATAACAGCAGTACTGAGCAGCTTTACAGTCTTGGAATACAGCTTGAACCTGGTTGGCAAGCAACATTTACCCCAGCCAATGAAAGACAGCAGGTTGCCAGTATTAGTGTTAAACCTGGCGAATCAAGGGGAATAGATGTGAAAATCACTCCTCCAGTAACTGTCAAGGAAGGGGAGTACACTATTCTTGTTGAGGCGGCCAGCCCAACAAGCAGGGTAACAGAAGAATTAAAGATAATCATAAGCGGAACCTATGACCTGGAATTTACAACCAGTACAGGTAGACTAAATGCAGATGTAATAGCAGGCCGAGAGACAAAGGTAAACTTAGAAGTAAAAAACAACGGCAGTGCCCCTCTGAATAACATAAATTTTACTTCAAAACAGCCTAACAACTGGGCAGTTACCTTTGAACCTGACACAATTGAAGTGCTGCAGCCAGGGGAGAGCCGACAGATCACTGCAACCATAAGTGCCGATGCAAAAGCCATTGCCGGAGACTATGTAGTTTCACTTACTGCATCTACTAAAGAAGTAAAAAGCCAGGCAGATTTAAGGGTTACTGTTAAAACTTCAACTTTATGGGGATTGGTAGGTGTAATTATTGTAATTGGAGTAATAGCTGGCCTGTACCATGTGTTCCGCAAATACGGGAGGCGATAA